DNA from Pseudocitrobacter corydidari:
AATCTGAATACCTTAATTACCCGTGATTCACAGCGCGTGGACGAAAGCATGGTGCCCAAACGCAGCTGGATAAACCTCGGCATTGGCGTGGTGGTGTTCCACTTCTTGCGCCATTTCCCGGCGATGGCCGGTTGGCTACCGGCGCACACACCTAAACTGGCGGAAGTCCCTCCTCCCGCACAGCCCACGATGGAAACGCAGGACCGCGTCGAGCCGGAAAACTCGGGAGCCCGTCAATGAAATGGATGAGTAAAAAACAGTGGAAGTGGACTAAACGCGCGCTCACCTGGCTGTTTCTGGTTGCCGTCGCGGTGCTGCTGGTGCTCTATGCGCGCAAAATTGACTGGCACGAAGTGTGGAACGTCATCCGCGACTACAATCGTCTGGCGCTGCTGGGCGCGGTAGGCCTGGTGATATTCAACTATCTGCTGTATGGCTGCTACGACCTGCTGGCGCGCGTCTGGTGCGGGCATAAGCTGGCAAAACGCCAGGTGATGTTAGTGTCGTTTATCTGCTATGCCTTTAACCTGACGCTCAGCACTTGGGTTGGTGGCATTGGCATGCGTTATCGCCTCTACTCGCGGCTTGGCCTGAAGCCCGGCACCATTACCCGCATCTTTTCCCTGAGTATCTCGACCAATTGGCTGGGTTATTTATTACTGGCGGGCGTGATGTTTACCGGTGGCGCAATTGACCTGCCGCCGCACTGGTATATCAACGACACCACCCTGCGACTACTTGGCGCGGCGCTATTGGCGACGGTGCTAATTTATCTGGGATTTTGCGCATTTGCCAAAAAGCGCCACTATTCTGTTAAAGGACAAACGCTGGTGCTACCCACCTGGAAGTTCGCCCTCGCCCAAATGGCGATCTCCAGCCTGAACTGGATGGCGATGGGCGCAACCATCTGGCTGCTGATGGGCCAGGCCGTTGATTATTTCTTCGTGCTCGGCGTGCTGCTGGTAAGCAGCGTGGTGGCGGTGATTGTGCATATTCCGGCGGGAATCGGCGTGCTGGAAGCGGTATTTGTCGCACTGCTGGCCAGTGAAGAAGTCTCTTCCGGGACGATAATTGCGGCGCTGCTGGTGTGGCGAGTGCTGTATTACTTTATCCCGCTGCTGCTGGCGCTGGTGTGTTATCTGGGGCTGGAGAGCCAGGCGAAAAGGATTCGGGAGAAGAATGAGGAGAAGGCTGGAGGGTGAGAGACCTTCAGCCGGTAGAAGGATGCGAAAATACATATTATTATTGCTGATGGGCACTCCGCTTTTTTAGCCATTCATACCTATGGGAAGTATTTCTTAATAATAGTTAACAGTCGATCTTCCTCGGATTTATCGATCAATCGACAGATCCGCTCCATAAAATCAACGAATGCGTTGCTCAAATCTTCCGGTTGCTTAAACCTACGTTGCGAGTAAATAAAATCCCAAACGGCGCATGCCCGTAAGAGATGGACATCATCTACTCTATGCCATCCATTATCTGCACAGATCCAGGCATCCAGATCATTCGCTATTTTATCGAATAAAAAGAGATCTCTTTTATTTTTTTGAAGTTCTCGCCATGCTGAATCAAAAGCTTCTTTAACAAATGAAGGTTCGAGCGTTTCCACAATAAAAAAGAGTAATATCTCCAGCATGCAATTGCGACACTGCGTGATTTTACTAGCAGCAGGATATCTTTCTATGGAATGCGCAATTTTATTCACTTTCGCTTCAATAAATGTAAAACCATTGTACTCAATATAATCATCTTTATTTATTCGCATTGCCATTCCTTTTATAATCCATCAGGTTTATCCTGGAGAATTTTCTTTTTATCCACACGATATCAGCAAGCCACTCTCTAACGTCAGAAGTTGATAAGGTGGCAATGGATCGCTGGATATATTATTCAACACGCCATTAATCCATTTCAAGAGCTTTTCATCATCTGATGGCGACATTGAAGCAAAAGCCATTAAATAATTAAAATCATTTTGTATGGATAACGTATCTATTATAAACTTAGAAAATAACTCTTCAGCTGAAAGTACGATTGCACATTGATATCCATCCGGATGTGTAAGACAGCGATAGTCTGCTGCAATGAGCGCATTCCAGCGTTCGCTGCCTATCCTTCCTGGCAAAAGGACATAGCACCATTGTTCTACGGGTAGTGGAATCCCGGGATGCCTTTCCTTTAGATTCGTCTGGATTAGTGATAATATTACCTTAACCTCTTTAATTTGGTGTTCGAAAGAGGCCCCTTCCTTAAATATTTCCATATTCATTATCTGTACTATGAATTATAAACAGCGGCAGCTTATCGATTGTTGTCATCGCAGGTCATTTAACAATGGTAAAATTTTCACCATCCCCACATCCCTATACCCGAACTTATCAACGCCTCAAGCAAGAAAATCACAACCTGACAGAAAAGGCTCAGCACACTTAAATACGTGATGACACTTCCCAACACCATACAGCGAGACATTGTAGAAAATTCGCCCGCGAACAAATTGCGCGAAAGTCCACTTAACACATCGAGTTTGTAACTTACCGCCATGGGCCAGACCAGCACGGCCAGAAAACTCATGATCCATACAGATAAATAGCTGTCCAGCACACTGTTGATCACGATGGCGATAAACACCCCACTGACCGCCATCAGCAATATCAGCCATCGGGAATCCGGATTCCATCCCAAAAGCAGGCCCAGGAATGCGTTAATCGTAAACATGGCGCCGACAATACCAAATACGGTGGTTATCGACTGAAAAGAAAAGAACATCGATAGCGCAGTGCCTACCATAATAATCAACGCCAGGCCAATCGTACTTGCAAGAAATGTACTGAATTTATCCTTTTTGAAATCTAGCCAGACGGAAATCAGAACGATAAGTACAAGATTGAACATAAACATCCCTGGCCGACTGTCAAGATTCGACACACCTGAGATAATCGCCAGCCACGCGACAGCAGGCGTCAACCCCATCATAACCGCAGTCAAAAACCAGATGCGAATCATCATACTTGATGGCGCAGCGCAAACCTGATTAAGTCGTATGGAAGAGAAAGTATTCACACCCAATTCTCCATAAAGATGATTTTCTTGTGAACGTAATCAGCGACAAAAGTGGCGATAGCGCGTTTGGCGGGCGTTATTTTTCAGTACAAAACTGTAATCATCCATTTCTGGGATCTCCCATTCATTCAACATTTCATTGTTTTCAACCTGGTTGGCAATCCGCTGCCGATAACAGGGTATGTCAAAGAACATATGCCAGCGCCCTTTGTAGATTTCGAGATAAACATCTGCTCGTCCAAATTCAACATGCGAGTCCGCATTTTGATTGTCGTAATAAATGCTCACTGCATATTCACCAAACCACTGAAACCACGTCCGCTGAATAAGTTTAGTGTGCGCAAATATTCCAAAGCAGACGATCAACACACAGAGGAAAAAAATAAGCATCTGAACAGGTAACCCTTTACTTGCTCGGCTGTTCTTTCCAGTAATGCCAGATAACATGGCTCTCTCCCTGCCCAATTTTCATATCGCCATTCTCAGTGCAGGCCAGGTGCCCCCACAACCTACGCGCGGTTGCGCGATCGGGTGCTGTCGCCAGAACTGGCGTGTCATCAGGGCGATATCTGCCCATTAATACTTTGGCATACAACACTCTTCCCACGATCTCGGCCTGCCCCGAGGATGAATCTCGAAGGAAAAGATAAAAGCCATAATGAGGGAAACTATATTGTTGGCCAATTTTTAGCGGCGGTTTTTTACACCATTTAACCGCGAGCAATTCTTTGGCTATCTCTATATTTGAATATTCACCCGCTATAAATATGCATGTATATATCACTGTAAAAAATACAAATAAATTAGCTAATAAACACAGACATCCCTTTTTTTTCATTATTTCATCTATGACATATCACAAAATAGCAGTTTGCATAGATACAAATAACCATGTTTCGTCAATCGTGCGTTTTATCAGTGAACAGAATCCGAAAAAAATCCCGGAACCAGTCCGGGATTTTTGAATGATTAGCCATTAACGGCGGTTGCCGAATATCCGCAGCAGCATCAGGAACAGGTTGATGAAATCGAGATACAGCGTTAACGCGCCGAGGATGGCGGTTTTGCGCAGGCTGGATGTATCACGCACATCGATTTGTTCGCCGATATTTTTTAATTTCTGCGTGTCGTAGGCGGTCAGGCCAACGAACACCACGACGCCGATATAGGTCACCGCCCACATCAGTGCGGTGCTTTTCAGCCAGAAGTTAACCAGCGATGCCAGAATGATACCAATCAGCGCCATAAACAGCATATTCCCCAGGCCGCTAAGGTCGCGTTTGGTGGTGTAGCCGTACAGGCTCATGATGCCGAACATCCCACCGCTCACCACAAAGGTACTAGCGATGGAGGAGTAGGTGTAGACAATGAAAATACTGGAAAGCGTCAACCCGGTAAGCGCCGAATAGAGCATAAACAGCGTGGTGGCGACACCTGCGCTCAGGCGTTGCACCATCCCTGAAAGCACAAAGACCAGCGCCAGTTGAGCAATAATCAGGCCAAAGAAAGTGATTTTGCTGGAGAAGACAAACATCATCACCGCTGGGGTATTCGCCGCATACCATGCGATAAACGCCGTCAGCAGCAATCCGCAGGT
Protein-coding regions in this window:
- a CDS encoding lysylphosphatidylglycerol synthase transmembrane domain-containing protein, which codes for MSKKQWKWTKRALTWLFLVAVAVLLVLYARKIDWHEVWNVIRDYNRLALLGAVGLVIFNYLLYGCYDLLARVWCGHKLAKRQVMLVSFICYAFNLTLSTWVGGIGMRYRLYSRLGLKPGTITRIFSLSISTNWLGYLLLAGVMFTGGAIDLPPHWYINDTTLRLLGAALLATVLIYLGFCAFAKKRHYSVKGQTLVLPTWKFALAQMAISSLNWMAMGATIWLLMGQAVDYFFVLGVLLVSSVVAVIVHIPAGIGVLEAVFVALLASEEVSSGTIIAALLVWRVLYYFIPLLLALVCYLGLESQAKRIREKNEEKAGG
- a CDS encoding Bax inhibitor-1 family protein gives rise to the protein MDRFPRSDSIVQSRSGLQTYMAQVYGWMTCGLLLTAFIAWYAANTPAVMMFVFSSKITFFGLIIAQLALVFVLSGMVQRLSAGVATTLFMLYSALTGLTLSSIFIVYTYSSIASTFVVSGGMFGIMSLYGYTTKRDLSGLGNMLFMALIGIILASLVNFWLKSTALMWAVTYIGVVVFVGLTAYDTQKLKNIGEQIDVRDTSSLRKTAILGALTLYLDFINLFLMLLRIFGNRR